A single window of Caldimicrobium thiodismutans DNA harbors:
- a CDS encoding nucleotidyltransferase domain-containing protein yields the protein MDLEEARVKILQVFRKFLDPEKLFLILIGSQTEKKRPLSDLDLLFFYLGSVDDLTFLKLKEALNQLEEIPVPIDLIEGNKVSVEFLTFALNEGKIWHIGKDFVKNLKTLKEP from the coding sequence ATGGATCTTGAAGAGGCCCGGGTTAAGATTCTTCAGGTTTTCAGAAAGTTTCTTGATCCTGAAAAACTTTTCCTTATCCTTATAGGTTCACAAACAGAGAAGAAGAGGCCTCTTTCTGATCTTGATCTCCTCTTTTTTTATCTGGGTTCAGTGGATGATCTAACCTTCCTTAAATTAAAGGAAGCCTTAAATCAACTTGAAGAAATACCCGTGCCTATAGATCTTATTGAGGGAAATAAAGTAAGTGTTGAATTTTTAACCTTTGCCTTGAATGAGGGAAAAATATGGCATATAGGGAAAGACTTCGTAAAAAATTTGAAGACTTTGAAAGAACCTTAG
- a CDS encoding HI0074 family nucleotidyltransferase substrate-binding subunit has protein sequence MAYRERLRKKFEDFERTLEKFSQLSKLNLEEEILFEVSAKRFEYTFEVLWKLIKLILEAKGKPCATPLDCFKNYYLSGKITEKEYHELAKFTRIRNEIAHIYDFSTAREIYLYAVRELLPLLQKIKDPLKRKIEELTSEEAL, from the coding sequence ATGGCATATAGGGAAAGACTTCGTAAAAAATTTGAAGACTTTGAAAGAACCTTAGAAAAATTCTCTCAACTTTCAAAATTGAATCTTGAAGAAGAAATTCTTTTTGAAGTTTCAGCCAAGCGTTTTGAATACACCTTTGAGGTTCTCTGGAAACTTATTAAACTTATTCTTGAAGCCAAAGGAAAACCCTGCGCAACCCCCCTTGATTGTTTTAAAAATTATTATCTCTCAGGTAAAATTACAGAAAAGGAATATCACGAGCTTGCAAAATTTACTCGTATAAGGAATGAAATAGCGCATATTTATGACTTTTCTACAGCCAGAGAGATTTATCTTTATGCAGTAAGGGAGCTTCTTCCCCTCTTGCAAAAAATTAAAGACCCATTAAAAAGAAAGATTGAGGAACTAACTTCTGAGGAGGCCCTATGA
- the trpD gene encoding anthranilate phosphoribosyltransferase, with translation MNFREATELLKEKKSLTKEQSYILFKKLALEDFDEAEVEEFLKALKEKGETWEEISGAVKAYREVMKPFEHGLSESAIIVDTCGTGGDAKHTFNFSTAVALALSVEEDVFVVKHGNRSISSKSGSADLIEALGIPLDLPEEALREALQKVRFVFLFAPLYHSAFARVAPIRKRLGRTIFNLLGPLLNPARPNHQLLGVYDFKLTEKIAYVLDDLGVKRAMVVWGEEGYDEITITGSTKVSELEKGRITTYYLDPEDFGFERCVNEEELKVKDSKESLEIFYRLFENSLEGPIKDMFLLNLAGALYVCGKSIDFKGALKRARKYLEEKIFLKQLEKILDFYSRKRH, from the coding sequence ATGAATTTTAGAGAGGCAACAGAACTTCTCAAAGAAAAAAAATCCCTGACCAAAGAGCAGAGTTATATACTTTTTAAAAAACTTGCCCTTGAGGATTTTGATGAGGCAGAGGTTGAGGAGTTTCTTAAGGCCTTAAAAGAAAAGGGGGAGACCTGGGAGGAGATTTCTGGAGCTGTTAAGGCTTACAGGGAAGTTATGAAACCCTTTGAACACGGGCTTTCTGAATCTGCTATTATTGTGGATACCTGTGGAACAGGAGGAGATGCCAAACATACCTTTAATTTTTCCACAGCAGTTGCCCTTGCCCTGTCAGTTGAGGAGGATGTCTTTGTGGTAAAACACGGGAATCGTTCTATTTCAAGTAAATCAGGATCTGCAGATCTTATTGAAGCCCTTGGGATTCCCCTTGATCTTCCAGAGGAGGCTTTAAGAGAGGCCTTACAAAAGGTGCGCTTTGTCTTTCTCTTTGCCCCTCTCTATCATTCTGCCTTTGCCAGAGTGGCTCCAATCAGAAAACGCCTTGGAAGGACCATTTTTAACCTCCTTGGTCCCCTTTTAAATCCTGCAAGGCCAAATCATCAGCTTCTTGGAGTTTATGATTTTAAACTTACTGAGAAAATAGCCTATGTGCTTGATGATCTTGGGGTGAAAAGGGCCATGGTGGTTTGGGGTGAAGAGGGCTATGATGAGATAACCATTACAGGTTCAACCAAGGTTTCAGAGCTTGAAAAGGGAAGAATAACCACCTATTATCTTGATCCGGAAGACTTTGGCTTTGAAAGGTGTGTTAATGAGGAAGAACTCAAGGTGAAGGACTCAAAGGAGAGCCTTGAGATTTTTTACAGGCTTTTTGAGAACTCCCTTGAGGGTCCTATCAAGGATATGTTTCTTTTAAATTTAGCAGGGGCCCTTTATGTGTGTGGAAAGTCCATAGATTTTAAAGGGGCTTTAAAAAGGGCAAGAAAATATTTGGAAGAAAAAATATTCCTCAAACAACTTGAAAAAATTCTGGACTTCTATTCCAGAAAGAGACATTAA